The bacterium genome includes a region encoding these proteins:
- a CDS encoding transcription elongation factor: protein MPEKGTVKKARKAKRKGKAPTTQAGEFVREEIHHVREGKHGARSAKQAIAIGLSNARRGGVRLKPQKKGTVSKSTREQAEKDYRAGSRNGRKKPSSKRSRSSRRALKKEGHRTVSKKALSRQAKQAARRRKK, encoded by the coding sequence ATGCCTGAAAAAGGAACCGTTAAAAAAGCACGAAAAGCGAAAAGAAAGGGCAAAGCTCCCACCACACAGGCCGGTGAATTCGTCCGTGAGGAGATCCATCACGTTCGCGAAGGAAAGCATGGAGCTCGATCAGCAAAGCAAGCAATCGCGATCGGTTTGTCGAATGCGAGAAGGGGCGGCGTTAGACTGAAACCGCAGAAAAAGGGCACAGTTTCCAAAAGCACGCGCGAGCAAGCAGAAAAAGATTATCGCGCAGGCAGCAGGAACGGAAGAAAAAAACCTTCCAGCAAGCGGTCCCGCTCATCGAGGCGCGCGCTTAAAAAAGAAGGACACAGAACAGTTTCAAAGAAAGCTCTATCCAGACAAGCAAAGCAAGCGGCCAGGCGTAGAAAGAAATAG
- a CDS encoding CBS domain-containing protein — MITDRDICMAAYSQGLALRSIPVSSAMSQSVYSCMPDDPIQAAEEKMSSHQVRRLPVLNDDRKLIGLLALSDLAQEAEREIGFERKEISRQEVTDTLAAISQSRAAFS, encoded by the coding sequence ATGATCACTGATCGGGATATCTGCATGGCAGCCTACAGTCAGGGCCTTGCACTGCGTAGTATTCCTGTTTCTTCTGCGATGTCTCAAAGTGTGTACTCCTGCATGCCCGATGATCCCATACAGGCGGCGGAGGAAAAAATGTCCTCCCATCAGGTTCGCCGGCTTCCGGTTTTGAATGATGACCGAAAACTGATTGGCTTGCTCGCACTCAGCGATCTGGCCCAGGAGGCGGAGCGAGAGATCGGGTTTGAGCGCAAGGAAATCAGCCGCCAAGAAGTAACCGATACTCTTGCGGCAATCAGCCAGTCTCGCGCGGCTTTCAGTTGA
- a CDS encoding LemA family protein, which translates to MGRAVGCLAIVAIVAVIAVFWGVSQYNGLVKSQEAVSAAWSQVENVYQRRMDLIPNLVATVKGVANFEKETYIAVAEARSKAGQITISKDILNDQETFRKFEQSQSQLSSALSRLLAVAENYPQLKANQNFLELQSQLEGTENRIAVERRRFNEVAQAYNTKIRTFPTSFIAKMFGFQQRPYFQAAPEAQTAPKVEF; encoded by the coding sequence ATGGGAAGAGCTGTTGGTTGTCTTGCGATTGTCGCCATCGTGGCAGTCATCGCTGTTTTTTGGGGCGTGAGCCAATACAATGGTCTCGTGAAGAGTCAGGAGGCGGTGAGCGCGGCATGGTCACAGGTGGAAAACGTATACCAGCGCAGAATGGACCTGATTCCTAATCTGGTTGCAACGGTAAAGGGAGTGGCAAACTTTGAAAAGGAAACTTACATCGCCGTGGCAGAAGCTCGTTCAAAAGCAGGTCAGATAACGATTTCGAAAGACATTCTCAATGACCAGGAAACCTTCAGGAAGTTTGAGCAGAGTCAGTCGCAATTAAGCTCCGCGTTGTCGCGACTCCTTGCTGTTGCTGAAAATTATCCTCAGTTGAAAGCAAATCAAAATTTTCTGGAGCTGCAAAGCCAATTGGAAGGCACGGAAAACCGGATTGCCGTGGAACGCCGCAGGTTCAATGAAGTTGCACAGGCCTATAACACAAAGATTCGCACTTTTCCAACATCCTTCATCGCAAAGATGTTTGGATTTCAACAACGACCTTATTTCCAGGCGGCACCTGAAGCTCAAACAGCTCCGAAAGTAGAGTTCTAA
- a CDS encoding tetratricopeptide repeat protein, with amino-acid sequence MIHAIEFACDLSVVAWRSYQSGNVPAAKALYRRALRLFHRSKGKTVPEIVSVLNKLGLILENYREYKDAAQCFQRACELMEPHRGDKRLERLKVRSLYHFGRIRLIQGNRDEAETLIRKAVGLAEELLGRRDLEYAYAINQLAILFRHNQNFAEARPLYYRALRILEARLGSEHPRVACIYRNLSDLEYAEGRYKKGEPFARRAILIRMKALGPDHADLAGDLTVLATLLKAQKKFREAEKLLNRALAITQDKYGRDHYETSINFVNLATFHALQNSPQQAEWFYWHALAIKEKCLGAGHIDSAFTMVQLGDFYETQGRYEGAHTLYDRALTIFQQILEPDHPHILSCRKKQECLPGQVEAAAS; translated from the coding sequence ATGATTCATGCAATTGAGTTTGCTTGTGATTTATCTGTGGTTGCCTGGAGATCTTATCAGTCAGGAAACGTGCCGGCTGCGAAAGCTCTTTACCGGCGGGCTTTGCGACTTTTTCATCGCTCCAAAGGCAAAACCGTTCCTGAAATTGTATCGGTTCTCAACAAGCTCGGACTGATTCTCGAAAATTACCGCGAATACAAAGATGCCGCACAATGCTTCCAACGCGCATGCGAGCTGATGGAGCCGCACCGTGGTGACAAACGCCTGGAACGTTTAAAGGTGCGATCCCTGTATCATTTCGGAAGAATCCGGCTCATACAGGGAAACCGCGATGAAGCAGAAACCTTAATCAGAAAAGCAGTGGGTCTGGCCGAAGAACTTCTTGGGCGGCGCGATCTGGAATACGCATATGCAATCAATCAGCTTGCCATATTGTTCAGGCATAATCAGAATTTTGCGGAAGCAAGACCGCTCTACTATCGCGCCCTGCGAATTCTAGAGGCAAGGCTGGGATCAGAACATCCGCGTGTTGCATGCATTTATCGCAACCTCAGCGATCTGGAATACGCTGAAGGACGTTATAAAAAAGGGGAACCATTTGCGCGGCGGGCGATCTTAATCAGGATGAAAGCTCTTGGGCCGGACCATGCAGATCTGGCCGGCGACCTTACTGTGCTTGCCACTTTACTGAAGGCGCAAAAGAAGTTCCGTGAAGCGGAGAAATTGCTGAACCGCGCACTTGCCATTACTCAAGATAAATACGGTCGGGATCATTACGAGACCTCCATCAATTTTGTGAATCTCGCAACTTTTCACGCACTGCAAAACAGCCCTCAGCAGGCCGAATGGTTCTACTGGCATGCCCTTGCGATCAAAGAAAAATGTTTGGGCGCCGGACATATAGACAGCGCATTCACAATGGTTCAGTTGGGAGATTTCTACGAAACTCAAGGCCGCTACGAAGGAGCTCACACGCTTTATGATCGTGCTTTAACGATTTTCCAGCAAATCCTCGAACCGGACCATCCGCATATCCTCAGTTGCCGCAAAAAGCAGGAATGTCTCCCCGGTCAGGTGGAAGCCGCAGCAAGCTAA
- a CDS encoding tetratricopeptide repeat protein, whose product MAGIDKQKLERYRKGKLKFMQIFGLSGAQMASVLECGHNFFSEGRLEEARKIFEGLAVLDPNHPYIHTMLGAVYQRMEQYDTALIRYTLALKLYPHDIYALTNRAEIYLMLGKFPEAAADLKQVLELDSQKKNPAASRARMLSVMAAESLHKVRQQRSTSN is encoded by the coding sequence ATGGCAGGTATCGACAAACAAAAACTGGAACGTTACCGCAAAGGGAAGCTGAAGTTTATGCAGATCTTCGGACTCAGCGGCGCACAGATGGCGTCCGTTCTGGAATGCGGTCACAACTTCTTTTCGGAAGGACGACTGGAAGAAGCCAGAAAAATCTTTGAAGGCCTGGCGGTTCTGGATCCGAATCATCCTTATATACACACCATGCTTGGTGCTGTCTATCAAAGAATGGAACAGTATGATACGGCATTGATCAGATACACCCTCGCCTTGAAGCTTTATCCACACGATATCTACGCGCTCACGAACAGGGCGGAGATTTACCTGATGCTGGGAAAATTCCCAGAAGCTGCTGCTGATTTGAAGCAGGTCCTGGAGCTGGATTCGCAAAAAAAGAATCCAGCAGCCAGTCGCGCACGAATGCTCTCGGTCATGGCTGCTGAGTCTTTGCATAAAGTCAGACAACAACGGTCGACCTCAAACTGA
- a CDS encoding DUF5683 domain-containing protein, whose translation MRNPGAAAVLSFLIPGLGQIYNGKILRGIFWLIITPGLWIGSGGTLGWICHIISAYTAYSFAERNPLRSQTA comes from the coding sequence ATGAGAAATCCTGGAGCTGCCGCTGTGCTGAGTTTCCTGATTCCGGGCCTGGGGCAGATCTACAATGGAAAAATCCTACGGGGTATTTTCTGGCTGATTATTACGCCGGGACTGTGGATCGGTTCCGGTGGAACTCTGGGTTGGATCTGCCACATCATTTCCGCTTACACCGCTTACTCTTTCGCAGAAAGAAATCCGTTGCGAAGCCAAACCGCTTAG